Below is a window of Humulus lupulus chromosome 2, drHumLupu1.1, whole genome shotgun sequence DNA.
AAGTTAAAAATTCAATGGAAAGAGGACCACATTTTGTTGCACAGGCCCATGACTTCTGTTTAGAGAGAATAAGGATGTAAAAAAAGGGTCAAGCCAAATGCTCCCCTTATTAGTTTTTGGGCACTTTCTACTGTGGTATTTATGTAAAAAACAAAGTGGAAAGTAGGCTTTCTACTTCAAATTTTACATAAAATCGCAGTAGAAAGTGCCTAGCCACACGTGCTCCACTACTCTTAAATCCTTACTACTAAGGtttttatgtaaaaaccgaagtagaatcctcactttatacttcgatttttacataataaccaaaGTAGAAAGACTAtatttcacttcggtttttatctACCTTTTTCTTCGCCCcaaactactgcggttgcgaatttaaGCGAAAACCGAAGTGAATCCAGCATAAAAATTGTAGTAAAagccttctttttttttcttttagtgtgtTGCTTGTCTTAAAACTGTTAGATTAATAATTTCCTTGGCAGCCTAAAATAGATGGAAGATCTACCAAATGGATGTAAAGTCTGCCTTCTTGAATGGTTTCCTCAAAGAAGAAGATCGACCAACCATTGGACTATGAAGTAATAGGACATGAAGATAAAGTATTGAAGTTAAAGAAGGCTTTGTATGGCCTAAAGCAAGCGTCGAGAGCCTGGAATACACAAATTGACAAGTACTTTCAAGACAAGAATTTCTCAAAGTGTCCATTTGAGCATGTACTCTATATCAAAGCGTCGATATTTTGATTGATGCTTGTATGTAGATGACTTGATCTTTACAGGTAGCAACCCGAGTATGTTTGAGGAGTTGAAGAAAGACATGGCGAAAGAGTTTGGGATGACAGACATTGGGCTAATGTCTTCTTACCTCAGCATTGAAGTGAAGCAAGAAGACAAAGGAATTTTCATCACTCAAGAAGGCTATGCTACAAAAGTGCTTAAGAAGTTCAAGATGGATGACTCTAATCCAGTTGGTACACCGATGGAATGTGGAATCAAGTTTTCAAAGCATGACGAAGGAGAAAAAGACGATCCAACTCTCTACAAAATCCTTGTTGGAAGTTTACGCTACCTAACTTGTACGAGGCTGGATATTCTCTATGTTGTTGGAATCATTAGTCGTTATATGGAAGCTCAAACAACAACTCATTTCAAGACTGCAAAGAGAATACTTCGGTACATAAAAGCTACAGCCAATTATGTCTTGTTTTATTCATCTTCTAACAATTATGAGATAGTCGGATATAGCAATATCGATTGGAGTGGAGACTTGGATGATAGAAAGAGCACCACCGGATTTGTTTTTTTAATGGGAAGCACTGCTTTTACTTGGATGTCAAAGAAGCAACCAATCGTCACACCATTAACTTGTGAAGATGAATATGTTGCTGCAACTTTATGTTTGCCATGCTATTTGGCTAAGAAACTTTCTGAAAGATTTGAATGTGCCACAAGAGGAGCATATCGAGATTCGTGTTGACAACAAATCAAGACTTGCACTAGCAAAGAATCCCACCTTTCACTAAAGAAGCAAGCACATCCACACACGTTATCATTCCTTACGAGAATGCATTGGATGAAAAGAAGTGAGGTTGGAGTATGTGAAGTTTCATGTTACGAAGCATTCTTGGAGTCACAAATCAAGTTTCAGGAAGGGTGTCGAAATATTAAACTTGATTTATTATGGTTAATTTCTAGAATTTTCATTAATTTAGAGTTTTCATGTATTTATTAGAGTTTCTAAAATGTTTATGTATTTACTAGAGATTGTTGAGTATTTAGTATTCTAGAACTCTCATTTCTTACTTAGTATATGAGAATTATCTAGAATAATATACtagttaataatttaattatgcTTCTAAAAAGGTCCATAAAGTCTTATAAATAGAGATGTAGTCCCACCATTTGAAATCAAGCCAAAAACACAAGTTgagttctataaaaaaaaaaaaaaaaaatatcctcTTCCCCCATAATATTATCTCTCATATTAACCTTAGCTTTCAACAAAGTTTTCTCCCAAATTCTTCTTAATTTTCAACAGAGTCCCTGCAAACAAGTAGAGCACGATCCACGGGAATTAAAAAAATTGTAGAGTAGTACTAGATTTTGAGAAAGGTAATAAATGAGTAAATTATTATCTAAAAGAGTGAAAATATATGAATCTTTATgggtttaaaacaaaaaatatatacaaacattcatatatatatatacataaggaAAATTTTCCtttaggggcttcactttaagccctaccggtggagCTCTTCACTGTTCTCGACTCGTAAATaattttcggcacgattttttttatgaccgtttatattgtagttgtttagagcatctgtaaattttcagaaaattgtGAATATTTTACAGTACCGGGAAACGACATATTCTGATGCAATTTTAAATGGGTTAGAAATATTCAAATTGAACGACACAGAAGGCAACTTAGCCGGACCTAATCCTGACCTTCCTCATCTACCCAGCATGAAGAATGAGATAAAGAATAAAACAAACCGAACATCAAGTATTGAAATAATTTCCGGTGTAGTATCCGGTGTAGTATCCGGTGCATCAGTTTCACTATCCTTCATTGGCTTCTTGGTTCTCCGGAGAGGAAGAAAAGTCAAAGCATCCGGCCACATTTCTCTAACCGCTACTAAGTCAAGCAAGACTGGAGGGTCATCATCATTGCCGTCTGATCGTTTTCGTTACTTTTCACTGGTTGAGGTCATAGATGTCACAAATAATTTCGAAGATATTTTCATTATTGGGGTCGGAGGATTCGGTAACGTGTACAAAGGATACATAGACAATGGGACCACGCCAGTTGCCATCAAACGTCTGAAGTCTGAGTCATCGCAAGGGATCCAAGAGTTCAAGACTGAGATCGAGTTGCTCTCCCATCTCCGCCACCGCCATCTTGTCTCTCTCATTGGTTACTGCAACGAAGACCGTGAGATGATCCTCGTGTACGATTACATGGCCCATGGAACCCTCCGTGACCATCTCTACAAAACAGAAAACCCACCTCTGCCGTGGAAACAACAGCTAGAAATTTGTATTGGAGCAGCTAATGGATTGCACTATCTCCATACAGGGACAGAGTATACGATCATCCACCGTGACGTTAAAACTACAAATATCTTGCTAGATGAAAAATGGGTGGCCAAGGTTTCGGACTTTGGTTTATCAAAAACTAGCCCCACTAGCATGTCCAAAGGCCACCTCACCACAGTTGTGAAGGGTAGTGTTGGGTATTTGGACCCGGAATACTACAGGCGTCAACAGCTGACAGAGAAGTCCGACGTTTACTCATTTGGTGTCGTTTTGTGTGAGGTTCTTTGTGGTAGGCCACCTATAGTAAGGACCGCAGGGAAGGGACAAGTGAGCCTAGCCGAATGGGTACAGAGTTGCTATCACAACGGAAGACTTAATGAGATTATTGACCCGTATCTGACGGGTAAGATTGCACCAGAGTGCCTGAAGAAATACGGTGAGTTAACGGTTCAATGCATGCTGGATAACGGGACGGAAAGACCGTCAATGAAGAACATCGTGTGGGGCCTGGAGTTTGCAATGCAGTTGCAGAATAACGCGGAGGGCAATGACATTGTTGGTGGGAAAATCATGAAAACGATGTCTGTGGAAGAGGTGACTCTCTTGAAAAATTATAGCAATGACAGCGATGGGGCATTTACCAGTAGCTGGGCAAACACGACTGAGTCAAAAAGCAGAACCGTGACTAAAAGTATCAGTAGTAGCGAGCAGGGTTCTACTACAGACGACTCTAGGAAAGGAATGTCTGGTTCTCCGAGATAACTGATTATCCAAATGGGAGATAAATGAATCAATCTCTTACGTTGTCCGAGCAAAGGCCAAATAAATGAACAAAGATTATAGTGCACGGTAATCATCATCGACCACGAAGTCAGCTAAATTGATAATGCAGTTTTATCAGTTTGATTTTAACTACAGTAAATAATGTCCCCTACGGTTATTATTACCTAGATCGAACTTTTTTTACCCTGAAAAATAAGTCGTCTAGTTATACTATGGCTATATGTCGTATTGTCACATAAGAAAAGCaaattttaaaatgataatattaaAAATTAGTAATGGCGAAAAAATAATGttaaatttttatgtttatgtttctgtGTCTGTTTATTAATATTATTTGCATCTTACCTATTTTCAACactagaataaaaaataaaataagaattccCTCACCAAATGAGAGGCATTGTCAAAACTCTtattgtttttcaaacaattgaACATTGTTCTCCAACATACGTGTAATGCTTAGGAAATATTTTATTTACTtcgaaaatgtttatttattaaatttatctgAGGTCACATTTTAAatatactttatttaattaaactcCTTAAAAGGTCTATTTCTTGTACAtcctataaaaaaatataatataatagctttattttgtattgtaaaattttattttgcACATGATCTTATTTTACATTTATTAATTAATGTTAAAGTGAAAAAATTTGAAGACTTTCTttgtcacgacccgagccctaggtcgtggcagatttgtaatatccataacttgggtggtcaaaggtcaaactttgaccctcgttgaaaaatagtctttataaatgatcatttaatttatattaaatcgtactataattataagttaaaataatgaaataactcctataattatatataaaaatattagtaataaaagtatgatcacttatcattatacataaaacaataatattcccacagttatgtaatcaccaaatagttaaatttaataagtcataaacacccaaaataataccTAGCATCTACCATTCCTCATCCCTAACTGTTTCATAGCTCATTCAGATATACCGATCATTAGATTTGAAGTCGAATACATACATAATgctcaaaagataagacaatgacacGAAATAGAAATAGGCTAAGCACATTGGCTCCATTGATAATTCATCTTTTCCATGTTCGCGTCCctaggctcctggaatgggagagataggggtgagctcataaagcccagtaggaaagcaactaataacataggacccaaaagtttaatacaacccctgcatggttagctttgaaaacaaaacatacatcatcatgtataaaccaaagtagagaaaccacaaataatcataagagcatagctacaagtgtacatcacaccgtccactagatccctagttcccattacccaccatagaaaatctgACATCCTAAACCAGGTAGccagacctgataaccaccacaagggggaggctcagaacacttcctgtatacagatgctaggtctttacacctacaggtgagtggacacctgatctacctatgatgacacagagactaggtcgtgaaacaacaacatgaaccaatcatgatcactatggctctcatcggtataaccaaatgcaggtaaacatgaaaagaaagaaacaattgccctttatattttagaaaattgggcagcataacaactacaattgaataacccaaaaatcataacctgcataaataagtgaacaaaaatatatatttggcactcagtgccctcagaacagatcagaaaacatgcaggttaagttttcaatttttcaaacattttataaatatcaaaatttggAATATGTTGAATGCAATTTAATACCAGTAAAATATGTCCAATAgtctagttgagtccctacctctttagatacctccttagaatttaatctgagcccaaagcgacgctcctaagcttaacgatgatcttAGAGTGATTTAGTCCGATTTTAATATCGCATTTTTCCTACATGCACCAAATGAACAAACAATTATCATcatagcattccttattcaaaatcgtatccaatgacatataatatgaccatatttaaaatttcaagttccgaatctcacccaagcggtgcacaatagcggttggtggtggtaccggaaacgtcaacgaatatatgcatgacatatatcaaaacgatcctctcgatgagtacatcacgaaagtaCAGCTCCTTTTCCCAAATGACCTCCAATGTCACCGGAAAACGCTTCCAAAGGgcgaagatacccaaaatcttgcCGGAGAAAAACAGCGAGTTGACCAGAATGACCtagtgggttttgttcctctctccACGTTGGTTCCAAGGGTATCAACCACTCGTCCATAGGTGGTCGGAGTTGGCCGAGAAACAGTCAAAGTTGACGGACCAAAACTTTGACTGGCGATTCTAGACGATTGACGACGAGTTGGGCGGTGCCGCTTGGCAGTTGAGGTCGCCGGAGCAAGGCGAAACCGATGAGCTGCCGCACGTCAAAAATGGTGGCCGGTGGTGGTTGGGTCTGGTGCCTTACCGTGGCTTGCCAAAAGGAAagcatagaagaagaagaagaagaagaaaaagaaagagaaagggtCAAGAgggagaagaaaaggaaaaaaaatcaaagtatataacttaaattaatttattattattatctttttttttcctcCCATATTTGACTTTTTCAACCTAAGAAAAGTCTCAGGTTTTACATTCTTAGGATAAACAATTTAATCGGACTGTGGATCCTCTTATCTGTCCTATATCCCATCTAACCAACTGACCAAATCAATAAATGAGTTAACAATTTTTACTCTAGCATAATTCTTCTCTTAACCATCAGTTACCATaagtagaaaaaaaatatcatcAGTAGacattttgtattttattttaaaaggtaaaagaaaaaaaaaacgctGAGTAGGTCAATTGGACATAGTTCATTACAAGAAGAGAATGATCATAGAGAAAAATCAACACAAGCATACCAAGTCGTACAAACTACAAGAAAAAGATTCCACAGCGATGATATTTATTGCGACGACTCCAAAGTCATTGCTTATGTAGGCAAAATACacgaaaatttattttttcttaatttattttaaaaagtaagctacagcgacgacatgtcgtcgctgtagattaGACGCGTAGTACACGAAGGGATTCGTGTACTATTCACTATcctacagcaacgacatgtcgtcgctgtatggTTTTATCGTTTGAGTGAAACAATGCGTTTGATATCAGCGACGACATTCTTATTTCCTTCACAACGAGATAATCCCCCCAAGCAgagccttcttcttcattttctgcaAAAAATTCTGGAAAAACTAGAGAAAATCTTAGAGTTCTTCGTCCATCCGAGCCTTTTTGCTGCCTTTTTTGTCTTGTTTTGGTAATCTAATCCtattttctttgtattttatggtttaaaatgtattttttgttAGTATATGTGTGTATGTTTTTGTGGTTATTTAGTTTTTGGTGAAaataagtttttgagttttttatgtttgttttgttcaTTTCTTTCTTCAGATAACAGATGAATTTGTCATTGGGTATTGCTCAGATTGTTCATTTGGTATTGTTCATTTATTTATctttactttattatttttttgggttatatatctatatgtttatttttatatatatgtatgtgtatataAATTAATGTGTATGcatttatatgtatatgttttttaTAAGGAAATGTTGATTGTTTATGTTGATGATTTTTTTCATAGATTAATGTATATGCTAATTTAGTTTAATTTtgataataaaaaagttaatttGACATAAAGAAGTTTCATAGTTgcttaatattttataataataaaattaaatattaggttataaaaaattattaatttaggtGATATTTCATTGTATTGGGTATTCTATGCCATAGGTTAGATAAATCTATGTTAGATGtttatattatgtttttttttttacttagatatatgttaggttagataaataatatgttgatttgggaatatgtttataattttttttgtttatttttcaatttaaatgATTGTATTAATATTTATGTATGCTCCCGGAcaagtttatatgtttttatgcagattttaaattttgaaatatgttaGATTACAGCTTTTATGCTGACGAAATTTTTGTTgattaagaaaaattaaacattacaccatagttttaaagttagtgtgattaaattttttaattaataaattttaaatcaattaataaaacttaattaaaagattataaagtgtaaattaaaataataatattacaattataaaacattatcaatgttttttttataaaataagtaaaaattaaaataataatatttaatggtaaattaataaatttgtaattaaatatttaattatgtaattacttatataatatattcataaaatttgataacatatgtagataaaataggtaattaagttaactttattcttaaaattaagttaaggttaaaataattaaattttattgttgttttttaaaaaataaaatgtgaaaattatattaagaatttgttaattattaaataacataataataattataattaaatattttattatataatgaaactttataatacattcataaataacaataatatatattcttaaaatttgataatatatattcataaaatttgataatatatatttgttgactacgattttggccaacgacgaatagacgtcaaaactacaataagccttcaagagaaaatataacaccaataattttatagtggttcagccccaatttactggtaatagcctaatccacttggaatTGTGATATATAGAAcatacacttaagatcagatgaacctgtgccAAATGAGTTTCTCAAATATAAGTGAAAAAAGTACAGAATTTCTATCTCAAGAATACAAACTTTCTTTCAGGAAAATACCCCAAGAATACCCTAGTTCCCAAAAGCTTAGCCAGAAAAATCAGAATCAAAATCCCTTCAATGATGctatgagctctttatttataggctcatggatcgtacaattAAAGTCCCCCAACAGTTGGGATCATTTGGTTATTCTCACCAACTCTAACTaacaatcaaatttaaaatacaacaataagcGATTACGtcaggatatctgagagattctctCTGTAGTTACAGGTGATTCTAACTGAATTCGTTACTAAAACTTTGTTGAAGAGTCACTGGGTTGAGTTTCTGATCTATCCAGTCGGTCAACTCCACTCCCTGAAGTGAGATTGGTCGGCTATATCACCCTTCTGGTTAGACAAAAGTCTTCATAAGCTGACCAGTCGGATAAACTTGATTCctaaagtgactggtcggccaaaacactttactggtcggatAATACTATTTTCTGAAGTGACTAGTCGGACATAATATTTTACTGGTCGGTCAAAAACCTTACTGGTCTGACAGAAACCTCACCTGGTCGGTCAAATTACTTCCTGACCAGATAAATCAATTTTTTAACCAgcaatatcacaactccgaagattaaTTTCAAACCTTTGCCCTTCTtgaataacacatttattgactattaatgtgtcattcactaccatgcattgccacttgtcacttttgattgccacgacatcgtattcaaattttggggataacattttcccccgcaagtttattatatgatttactcacataataaactttttcttagTTGTTGAGGGCATAAAAAAAACTAACTTTCCGCATTCTCCCGCCTTTTCAAACAAACCACGACTAAACTCTCTAGACCTCGAACATGGCAGTTACCCATCCCCAATCATGGGGGAGATAATACCAAGAGAATTTCAAGAGTTTAAGGGTAAGTGAAAATTTCCTCTCCCTTCCCTTTAAATAGGCCCATGGGTGCTTACCActcataaacaaaaaaaaaaaattcatttacaAATAACTCATTATTTCCTCTTGGCAGAAACACCCATTGGGCTCCAAAAGTGCTCCAATTTCTTCAAGCAAATCTAAGGATTCTTCAAGAAATCAAGACCTCTTCAAGATATTTGGGTAAGTTTTTCCTTTGTCATCTTCATTTGTAGCTTCTTAAGCTTTGAAATTCTACACAAAAGCTTGTTAGAACTTGTATGTGCCGAAAGTTTCTTTTGGAATGCACTCTTGAATTTGTGTATGAATCATTGATGAATGATGcaatttgtggctgttttgatgtagtttaggctaggctatgggtaaatcaatttggtctccaattttatgaaaatttgaaaaaaaaataattttccaTTCCACATTCCATATttgggtttatgggtatttgatgaacATTTGTCTTTTCTTAGAACCTCTTCAACTCTtcaaattccactttttgatcatGTTGTAGTGCCCCATGAGTAGGAAAACATGTATGTGCCCCATGCTCTTGAGATTTATTATCTCCTCGAAAATAGTTTATAGGAAAACATGTGTATGGCCAATCGATCATTTTCTTCTAACCACTCGGACACGCCCCCACCCACTCGGACGCACGCCACCATCCGCTCGGATGTACGCCACCATCTGTTCAGACACGCCCCAAGCTGCTCAAACGCACGTCACCATCTGCTAGGACACGCCCCATCTGCTCGGACATGTCCCCATCCGCTCGGATGCACTCCACCATCTGCTCGGATGCACGCCTATCCGCTTGGACGCACGTACCTCAGCCACTCAGATCAGCGCCCAGCCACTCGGTCGCGTGCCTGGCTGCTTGGACGCAAGCCTATCCACTCCGACACCAGAGTCTAACCGCTTGGTTTTGTATGCTCTTAAGTCCTCGGGCTTGTAGAAATGGTTCATGCATTTTAGACACcaaaaatttctaattattattgttgctctcatacatttttatctgggcagtaaaatatttttactactCAGAGAaaataattgtaacgccctggattaCCAAagtcgttacactatgtattttaaatagtgcaggacttgctaaccaagtcatatagttgaaaatgtgacctaTAATCATAAACAggttaagtttaaaagattttggtcataaacagataatttttcattaaaataattatttagtgcatgggatcccaaaacagggtttaaaagacatgtttacaaaagaattccaaaagttataaacaacCATGGCCATTCCAGGAAGCATCCATAGTGGCGTGGGGCGTTTCAAAAGCTATAGAATGTAATAGTTTATTTAACACAAACGGCACCGACAACTCACCGGGAAGCAGTGTGCCTGCGACACTAACGGAACCATCAGCTTTATCTAAGCTCCAGGTTGCGCGTGGTCCACAAGATAAACGAGCATCAACTTCTACCATGGTCGACGACAATATAGGTAGATTCGAAGGCAACCATTTCTAGAAATAGTCTGTTGAAACATTAAACTTGATTTATTATGGTTAGTTTCTAGAATTTTCATGAATTTAGAGTTTCTAGAGTTTCCATGTATTTACTAGAGTTTCTAGTGTCTTCATTTATTTACTAGAATTTTCATGTATTTACTAGAGGTTGTTGAGTCTTTAGTATTCTAAAACTCTCATTTCTTAGTTAGTAGATGAGAATGATCTAGAATAATCTACTAGTGAATAATTTAATTATGTATCTAGAAAGGTTCATAAaaccctataaatagagatgtagtCTCACAATTTTGTGTCAAGCCAAAAACACAAGTTGAGGTATATAAAAAATCCTCTTCCGTCATAATATTATCTCTCATGTTAACCTTAGTTTTCATAAAAGTCTTCAAGTTCTCTCCCAAATTCATCTTAATTTTCAACAAATTGGTACCAAAGAAAGGTTCTTGAAGaaaaatggcaagtggaggaatGGTCCCCTTCCAAGTTCCAATGCTCACCAAGAGCAACTATGACAATTGGAGTATCAAGATGAAGGCACTACTAGGAGCTCAAGATGTTTGCAAGATTGTTGAGAAAGGCCATAAGGAGTAAGAAGATGTTTCTCTTTCTCAAGCTCAACAGAAAGCCTTGATGGATTCAAGAAAGAGAGACAAGAAAGCTCTCTACCTCTTCTATCAAGCAGTGGATGAAGATGCATTCGAAAAGTAGATCTCAAATGCAACTATGACCGAAGAAGCGTGGAATAAacttcaaacttgcagaaaaggAGTGGAGCAAGTTAAAAAGATTCATCTTCAAAATCTTAGAGGTGAGTTTGAACTTTTGTTCATGGAAGAATCTGAATCAATTTCTGATTAATTTGATAGAGTATCGGCAATTGTTAATCAATTAAGAAGAAATGATGACGATGTTAGTGAAGTGAAGGTTATAGAGAAAATTATTTGCACTGTAACTCCAGCGTTTGAATACATTGCTACAAACATTGAAGAAAATAAAGATTTAGAAACTACGACTGTTGAGCAACTCATGGGTTCTTTACAATCCTATGAGGAGaaacaaaatagaaaaaataagcaAAAGGAGACAGTGGAGCAATTACTACAATTCAACTTGAAGGAAGAAAATTTCAGTAATAATAGAGAAGAAAGAGGAAAAGGACGTGACAAAGGAAGCAGACGTGGACGTGGTCATGGAAAAGGAAGAGAAGGAAGGGGTGGCTTCGATAACTTCAATAATGGAGAAAGAAGTCGAAATCCACAAGCAACAAAAGGACGCAGAAGAGGCAACTCATCATCAAGGAATGACAAATTCCACATTAAATGCTACAATTGTAATAAGTTCGGCGCCTCCAAGTGTAGATCAAGGAAGGTTGAAGAAAAAGTCAATTTTGTCGAAGACAAAGGTTTAGAAGAAGGAACATTGCTACTAGCTTGCAAAGACAAAGATGAAGGCCAAGAAAATAGATGGTATCTTGATACTGGAGCTAGCAATCACATGTGTGGACAAAGAAGAATGTTCGTGGAGCTTAATAAAGCGGTAAAAGGAAATGTCTCTTTTGGAGATGAGTCAAAAATACTCGTGGATGGCCAAGGTAAAATTCTCATATGCTTGAAGAACGTTTACTTTGTGCCCAACATGAAGAACAATATTTTGAGTTTGAGTCAACAGAaaatgtcatttgcgtcagtttctaactgccacaattgagtttttgcatTAGTTTTATATGTGATGCGgaatcccatgacgcaaaccaggcTGGCGTTTGAGTCAG
It encodes the following:
- the LOC133814295 gene encoding uncharacterized protein LOC133814295 is translated as MASGGMVPFQVPMLTKSNYDNWSIKMKALLGAQDVCKIVEKGHKEVSAIVNQLRRNDDDVSEVKVIEKIICTVTPAFEYIATNIEENKDLETTTVEQLMGSLQSYEEKQNRKNKQKETVEQLLQFNLKEENFSNNREERGKGRDKGSRRGRGHGKGREGRGGFDNFNNGERSRNPQATKGRRRGNSSSRNDKFHIKCYNCNKFGASKCRSRKVEEKVNFVEDKGLEEGTLLLACKDKDEGQENRWYLDTGASNHMCGQRRMFVELNKAVKGNVSFGDESKILVDGQGKILICLKNVYFVPNMKNNILSLSQQKMSFASVSNCHN